A region from the Triticum aestivum cultivar Chinese Spring chromosome 3D, IWGSC CS RefSeq v2.1, whole genome shotgun sequence genome encodes:
- the LOC123078460 gene encoding uncharacterized protein, with protein sequence MASSTAAETSSVLRAPPSLHILYCELDDDSGVFLAGKIPNCWSSFVISLKCNLEDNWTTGEQLDNIIRRLATNTNCNTKFQDNREDSNNKFQDHKEFSGGGGGDGDWSTNRPQ encoded by the exons ATGGCGAGCTCGACGGCGGCGGAGACGTCTTCTGTACTGCGAGCTCCACCATCCCTACACATACTGTACTGCGAGCTCGACGACGACAGTGGCGTCTTCTTGGCAG GCAAAATTCCTAACTGTTGGAGTAGCTTCGTCATAAGCCTGAAATGCAACTTG GAGGACAATTGGACAACAGGAGAACAATTGGACAACATCATCAGGAGGTTAGCAACCAACACGAACTGCAACACGAAATTTCAGGATAATCGGGAGGACAGCAACAATAAATTTCAGGATCACAAAGAGTTCAGTGGAGGCGGGGGCGGGGACGGGGATTGGAGTACCAACCGTCCGCAATAG